Sequence from the Rhodothermales bacterium genome:
GACGAGTGGATGAAATCCCTCAAGAACATGACGTGGGACGAGGCTCCGTTCGGCCGTCTCAAGCCATACACGGCCCAACTCTATCGATTGCTGGACGGCTCCATTGACGCAAAATGGGCTGATCGCGTCTCCACTCCCGAACGCGAACTCATCAGCGATCTCATGTGCATGTCACTGGTCGACGCCGTTGATGCGTACGACGATCATGAGAGCACGGTCTGGGGAGATCAGCACTCGATCGTGTTTCAGCATCTCCTGCGGACGGCGAGATTCGAGTCGTTATGGAGAGGACCATTCTCGTTTCCCGGCTATTCTGAGACGTTGTCGCCCGGCATTGGCCGAACGGTTACACACAGTGCCAGTTGGCGTGTAGTTGTGGACCTTTCAACTCAGCCACCAACCGGATACGGAGTATTTCCCGGCGGTCCATCGGGTAATCCGCTGCACGAGTTCTACGACTCGCAGATTGATGCGTATCTGCGTTTCAGTCATTTTCGTCTTGAAAACCCGACCGACCCGCGCCATTTTGACGGCCCTGCTTCCATTGCGACCCTGAGACTCAATCCTGCTCCGCATGAAGACTGACCATTCCATACAAAATTCCGCCGGCGTATTCACAAGCAGGTGGGGCTTGCTGCTCAGTGTGCTCGGGATCGCCGTTGGCACCGGCAACATCTGGAGGTTTCCGCGCATTGCCGCACAGAACAGCGGAGACGCGGGCGCGGGAGCATTTCTTCTGGCGTGGTTCATCTTTCTGTTCGTATGGAGTATTCCGCTGATCATCGCGGAATACGCACTCGGGCGGAAGGGGCGAATGGGAGTGGTGGGGACCTTCATGAAGACGGCGGGAGACCGTTTTGCCTGGATGGGCGCGTTCGTCGGCCTGGTGGCCACGGCTATCATGTTCTACTACTCCGTCGTCGCAGGCTGGTGTATCTACTACTTCTTTTCCATGATCGTGAATCCGTTGCCGGTTACGACCGATTCGGCTCAAGCGATATGGGATGGTTTTCAGTCCGGCGGCTTTCCCGTGATCTTTCACGGGATGGCGATAACCCTGGCCATGCTCGCGGTGTGGAAAGGTGTGAAATCCATCGAGCGTGTCAACAAGGTTCTGATTCCGGCTCTTCTTGTGATCGTACTGATTTCGCTCGGGCGGACCGTGACACTCGAGGGAGCCGGCGAGGGGATCGCGTTTCTCTTCACACCCGATTGGTCGACGCTGATGCGGCCAAGGATCTGGCTGGAGGCACTGACGCAGAATGCATGGGACACCGGCGCCGGGTGGGGATTGATTCTCACGTACGGCGCGTACATGCAGAGCAAACACGGAGTCGTCAAGAATGCCTTCATCACAGGAATCGGCAACAATCTCGTTTCTCTAGCTGCCGCTGTGACGATTTTCGGGACGGTCTTCGCCATCCTTGGCAGTGAGATGTCTCGCCCTGAGGTACTTGAAATCATGAAGTCGAGCGGGCCTGCATCCACGGGCTTGACGTTTATCTGGATGCCGCAGCTTTTCGCGAAGATGCCTGCCGGCGGACCGCTCGCCATGTTGTTCTTCCTGGGTCTTTCGTTTGCTGCATTCAGTTCGTTGATCTCGATGATCGAGCTGGCAACCCGCGTATTCGTGGATTCCGGTCTCGTTCGACCACGAGCCATCCTGTTTGTTGGTGCGGCAGGCTTTGCGTTCGGGATACCATCCGCAATCAACCTCGATTTCCTGGGAAATCAGGATTTTGTGTGGGGTGTGGCACTCATGATCTCCGGCGCATTCGTGGCTTTCGCGGTGATTCGCTATGGTGCCGCGAAGTTCAGGCACGAAGTCATTGACGGGTTGCCCGGAGACTGGAACGTAACGCGTGGATGGGATGTGTTGATTACGGCTCTGGTCCCGCTTCAAGCAGTCGTGTTGCTCGGCTGGTGGCTCTATCAGTCCGCAACAGTGTATGCACCGGACTCATGGTATGATCCATTTGACTATTACAGTGTGATGACGTGTCTGGCGCAGTGGGGCACGGTTATCGTGGTACTGGTCATGCTTAACAAAACCATGGTTGGTCGTGTGAAGCGGGCTGGTTTGTGAAGTCAGGCATAGCCTCAGAGCCTCAAGTTTCCGTGAGCGCCGCCGATACCACGACGGACATCCGCGAAAGCAATCGGAATCTTCAGGCATTCGCCAAGGGTCTGCCTGCCCCAGCCGGAACACCAAGTGCGCCAATCTCAGTTTGTAGTACTGTGCTGCGCGTCAGCGCTGTTATTTACCATATTCCCTGGCCGGGCACTGTCTCAGGCCTCGTCCAGGAGTGACCACGTCGTGGTCGCAGATCTGTCAAAGGACTACGATGGCGATGGCGTCCCCGACCGGGTTGGCGACCGTGTTGCGATTGTTGGGCGTGTGAGCCTGGGCAAGATGATGGCTCCGAAGTTCAACAGCGCATACCTCCAGGATGCGTCGGGCGGAATACGTCTGGACGACAGACGCTCTCTCGGAGAGATTGTATACGGCGACAGCATCGAGGTGAGCGGCCGGGTCGTTCGCGCAGGCCGCAACATTACACTGGATCTGGAGCGGATCGAGGTACGTGCGACCAACAGGACAATTCTCCCGTCAATCCGTGCCAGGAACGCCGAACCCAATCTCTCCCCGCTGGTCGGCAGTATTGTAACCATTGAGGGGTTCATCGTCAGCAAGGCGGTGGATGCTGACGGATCTTACCTGTTGGTGAACCGAACCGCCGGTCCGATTGTCGTTCGAATCGACAACCGCAGTCCCCGTTCGGTCGCCTGGACGGGACAGCGAGGCCACTACGTGCGGGTTACCGGCGTCCTCGATCACTACCGCCACGACGACCCGTTCTCGTATCAGTTGTACACGCGGTCGGACTCAGATTTTGAGAAGGTCCTGCTTCCACCACCTTACTACCCGTGGGCAGGAGGCGTCGTCCTTGGCCTCGTAGCGTTTCTGGCAATGTCTCTTCTGAAGCGTGTTCGCGGCTCGATGCGATCGAGAGAAAGGCAGTTCCGAGCGATCTTCGAACAGGTCGGTACGCCGATACTATTTGCCGATACAAACCTGAAGGTAATTGATGCCAACAGGGCCGCGTGCAAGCTGTTAAAGCAGACCCGGACACAGATCCGGTTCAGACGGCTGAAGCAGTTTGTCAAAATCGCTGACGACAATAACCTTGCCGATACCGTATCGCAACTGCGAGTCGGGTCGATCGAATCGTTCACCGCAGGTGTCTGGAGTGAGCACGTAGGCGAAATCGATGTCGAAGTCGTGCTGACGCGGATACGCTTCGGGCGCAAAGATTACTATATCGCAACACTTCATGACGTGTCACAGCACATGGAGGCGGTGACGGAATTCAAACAGTTCCATGAGCGACTCCTCAATGCTGTTCCGATGGAGGTCTCGGTCCTGACTCCGTCCGGCAAGTACGTGTATGCGAATGATCATGTCGGATACGGACAGGTCTCTCTTGATTGGCTCACGGGTAAGTCCGATCTGGAATTATGTCGGAAACTGGACATTTCAACCGATATCGCTTTGCGGCGTCGCGCACATCGCAGACGTGCCGTTGCAGGCGAGGGAATCATCGGCTTCGAGGAAGAAATAGAGATTCGTGGAGAGGCCCGTCACTTTCTCAGGTCCTACGCTGCCGTTGCAGTCGGGCCTGAAGACGAAGTAGCGGCCGTAGCGTCATACGCTCTCGACATTACGGAGCTGAAGAAGAACAGGCTGCAACTCGATCAGGCCCAGGGAGAGGTCGACAAAGTCGGCCATCTTAAGGAGGCGTTCCTCGAGAATATCAACCAGGAATTCCGCAAGCCGATCACCGGGATCATCGGATTCGCGGAGATTCTGCAGGGAGAGGTGTCGGACGAGCAGCGCGAGTTTGTTGGCTTGATCGAACGGAACGGTCGACGACTCATGAATACGCTGAATGCCGTTCTTGATCTCGCCGGCCTTAGCAATAATGAATTCGATCTGAGCCCGAAAGTGCTGAACGTCGTTGAAGAAGTTGGGCAGATCGTCGCCGAGGCACGCGAGACGGCTGAGGAGAAGGGTCTCTTTTTGAAGATCGAGGCTACCGAAACGGACATACTCACTCGCGCCGATCACGCATGCCTGACTCGCGTCGTGCAGAGCCTGGTCGATAACTCGATCAAGTTCACAGATGCCGGCGGAGTCATCGTGGAGCTTGACGAGGATGACGACAACGTGAACGTCCGGGTTCTTGATACGGGCATGGGAATCGACGCGGATCTCGTCCCCGGCAATCTGGACGACCTGGGCTCGGAAGATCTGGATCCGACGCATGCTGCACGGGGTGCGGGAATCGGATTGGGAATCACGAAACGATTGATCGAACTGATGAACGGGACGATCTCGATGGAGAGTGACAAAGAGGGCAGTATGTTCTCGCTTACGCTTCCGCGGGCATTCCCGATGATCGGAAAGGACGAAACGTCACTTCCCCGACTTCTCCTCGCGGACGACAGCGTCGACGTACACATGATGGTCGGATACGTTCTGCAGGATTACTTCCGCATAGACGTCGCGGAGGATATCGAGACGCTGTACCGCCAGTCACGTCGTTCTCAGTACGACGTAATCCTCGTGGATCTGGGCTTGTCGGGATATCGAGCCGTCATCGACGTGGTCGAGAAGATCCGGTCCCGCCGTTCGTACAAGAACGTCGCGTTTGTAGCCCTCGAAGAACAGGGGCGTCGTACGGATCGCGACCAGGTCCTCGGAGATGGTTTCAACTACTTCCTTGGGAAGCCGTACAGAAAAAGCGAACTCCTCAACCTGCTGAGCCAGGTGATGGCCGATCGGATAGACCTGGAGATTGAGGACGACGATCTGGAAGACCCGCAAGACGACATGGCCGGTTACCGGAAATCCGCCTGACTCGGCTGCGCGGCTTGATTTCGGCTCGATGTTTGATCCCATGGTCCCGCGGGGCTCTCGTACGGGGTCGAAACCCACGGACCCTGCTGCGGTTGTATTTTGCCGCGAGTTGCCCTCACGTGGTTACAGACCCAAGTGGTGATCGTCACATGAAAATCAGGCAATGGACATCCCGACTGCTGCTTATTGGCTGTTTTGGATTTCCTTACGCAAGTTTCGCCCAGGATGCGGCGATTCCTCTTGGCACGCCCATGCCCGCGCTGGACGTGAAACTGACATCCGGAGCTGGTGCACCAAGTTCACTGGGAGCATTACGGGGGAGCGCGTACACAGCAGTCGTGTTCTGGGGTAACAAATGCCCATGGACAACCAGGTACGAAAACCGTATCCAGCTGTTAAGCAGCGAGTTGACGGGAACAGGTAAAGTGCTGCTTCTGGTGAACTCGAACGACGCGGCAGCTTTCCCGGCTGAGTCGGCCGCTGCATCGACGGCCTACGCCCGCGAGAACGGCATCACCATTCCATACCTGACGGACCCGACGTCCGCTCTCGCGAAAGCGCTGGGAGCCTCAAGGGCGCCACAGGCATTT
This genomic interval carries:
- a CDS encoding redoxin domain-containing protein; translated protein: MKIRQWTSRLLLIGCFGFPYASFAQDAAIPLGTPMPALDVKLTSGAGAPSSLGALRGSAYTAVVFWGNKCPWTTRYENRIQLLSSELTGTGKVLLLVNSNDAAAFPAESAAASTAYARENGITIPYLTDPTSALAKALGASRAPQAFVFDAAGTLVYSGAIDDSPGDPGNVKKEYLRDALMAVSESRPVAVPETKAFGCMIRTVR
- a CDS encoding sodium-dependent transporter, giving the protein MKTDHSIQNSAGVFTSRWGLLLSVLGIAVGTGNIWRFPRIAAQNSGDAGAGAFLLAWFIFLFVWSIPLIIAEYALGRKGRMGVVGTFMKTAGDRFAWMGAFVGLVATAIMFYYSVVAGWCIYYFFSMIVNPLPVTTDSAQAIWDGFQSGGFPVIFHGMAITLAMLAVWKGVKSIERVNKVLIPALLVIVLISLGRTVTLEGAGEGIAFLFTPDWSTLMRPRIWLEALTQNAWDTGAGWGLILTYGAYMQSKHGVVKNAFITGIGNNLVSLAAAVTIFGTVFAILGSEMSRPEVLEIMKSSGPASTGLTFIWMPQLFAKMPAGGPLAMLFFLGLSFAAFSSLISMIELATRVFVDSGLVRPRAILFVGAAGFAFGIPSAINLDFLGNQDFVWGVALMISGAFVAFAVIRYGAAKFRHEVIDGLPGDWNVTRGWDVLITALVPLQAVVLLGWWLYQSATVYAPDSWYDPFDYYSVMTCLAQWGTVIVVLVMLNKTMVGRVKRAGL
- a CDS encoding PAS domain S-box protein, with the translated sequence MVADLSKDYDGDGVPDRVGDRVAIVGRVSLGKMMAPKFNSAYLQDASGGIRLDDRRSLGEIVYGDSIEVSGRVVRAGRNITLDLERIEVRATNRTILPSIRARNAEPNLSPLVGSIVTIEGFIVSKAVDADGSYLLVNRTAGPIVVRIDNRSPRSVAWTGQRGHYVRVTGVLDHYRHDDPFSYQLYTRSDSDFEKVLLPPPYYPWAGGVVLGLVAFLAMSLLKRVRGSMRSRERQFRAIFEQVGTPILFADTNLKVIDANRAACKLLKQTRTQIRFRRLKQFVKIADDNNLADTVSQLRVGSIESFTAGVWSEHVGEIDVEVVLTRIRFGRKDYYIATLHDVSQHMEAVTEFKQFHERLLNAVPMEVSVLTPSGKYVYANDHVGYGQVSLDWLTGKSDLELCRKLDISTDIALRRRAHRRRAVAGEGIIGFEEEIEIRGEARHFLRSYAAVAVGPEDEVAAVASYALDITELKKNRLQLDQAQGEVDKVGHLKEAFLENINQEFRKPITGIIGFAEILQGEVSDEQREFVGLIERNGRRLMNTLNAVLDLAGLSNNEFDLSPKVLNVVEEVGQIVAEARETAEEKGLFLKIEATETDILTRADHACLTRVVQSLVDNSIKFTDAGGVIVELDEDDDNVNVRVLDTGMGIDADLVPGNLDDLGSEDLDPTHAARGAGIGLGITKRLIELMNGTISMESDKEGSMFSLTLPRAFPMIGKDETSLPRLLLADDSVDVHMMVGYVLQDYFRIDVAEDIETLYRQSRRSQYDVILVDLGLSGYRAVIDVVEKIRSRRSYKNVAFVALEEQGRRTDRDQVLGDGFNYFLGKPYRKSELLNLLSQVMADRIDLEIEDDDLEDPQDDMAGYRKSA